The DNA window CGTACCGGCCACAGCGCCCGAAAGATCGACGGCGATAGAATCTTCGACCAGCCATGCACATGGTAGATCGTAGCTGGCGTGTCCCCGCGGGCGATGAGATCCTGCAGGGCGGTGTAGGCGCTCCTGCTGTAAAGCCCGCCGGCTAGCGCACTCATGCGCCCCTGCTGCGTTAGGGGCTGACCATTAAGATTGATGGTATCGGGCGCCGGCGGATCGCCGCCGGCGGCATCGCCGGCAAAATAAGCGACCGGAATTCCGGCGCGTTGCAACAGATCGGCAGAAAGGATCGCCAGATTCGACGCTCCGCCGACCTTGACGGAGCGGTCGTTGATGATGACGACCCGATCGGGACGGGATGGGGTCACAGAACTACTCCATCGCTTCGACATTTTGCGGAGCAAGCTTGCCTTTCAGCAAATCGAGCAAGGCCATTGCATTGCCCTTCAGGCGTCCCTTGCGATCGACCCAAGGCTCAGGCCGCCAGGCCTTGACGAAGTTGGCAATGAGGTTGCGGCCGATCTGGATCGATGCGTGGCGGGCGCTCATGGTGCGCTTGCGCATGAGATAGACCGGATTGGCGATCTGTGAATAGCCGAGCCTGACGCCGGGCGACCGGCCGACCTTGGTGCCGAGATGCACGCCTTCCAGTTGTTTGGCGCTGACCACCTGGCCATATCGGGCGACAAGCCGGCTGAAGTCGACATCCTCGAGCCAGCCATAGAAAGGCAGGTTCTCGTCGAAGCGCAGATTACCGGCTTTGATGATCGTCGTGCGGATAGCCATGTTGCAGCCATAGGCGTTGTAGACCGGCTGGAACTGCGCAACCGGCTCCGACCGCCGACGGCTCTTGGATTCGACCAGCCGCAATCCATCGCGGACGGAGATACCGGGGCCGGTGATCCCGTCGGCAAGCACCGTACCGGTGCACATGACGATGTCGGGATGGAGTTGGAACAGTCGTTCGGTCTCCTCAAGATAGTTCGGCGTCATGAGGAAATCGTCATCGACGAAGAGGACGATGTCCGCATCCGGCGTATTGTCGAGGATCCGGTTGCGCTGGCGGCAGAGTCCCCGTTCGGAGATCAGCACCCGTACCGGGAAATCGAGATCACGCAGGCAGCTCGGATCGATGTCTTCCGGCGAGGCGAGGCAGACGACGACCTCGTCGGGCTTGCGCGTCTGGCGAGCGATATGCGGGAGGATCGAGGACAGTATGTCCCGACGACCGGTGCTCGCGATGCCGACGACAAGTTTAAGCGGACGGCCCGACGGACGGCCCTCGAGCCGCCTGTCGGAAAAACGGGTTTCGCGAGCCTGCGGCTTGCGCCACCAGTGCCGGCGTTCGACATGCCGGCGCTTTTCGCTGCTGCGGTTGGCGATAATGCCAAGGATATTGATCGGCGTGGTACCGAAGCTTGCAAGCGCATCGGACAGCCGCTCCACCGTCATCTTCTTGGTATGCCCGACAACGACGACGATGCCTTCGAGATAGGAGCAGATGACGCGCGTATCGGCCGAATCCTCGAAAGCCGACATGTCGACGATGACCACTTTATAACGCCGGCGCAGCAGATCGATCTCTGCCTTCAACGCCGGCAGATGGCCATAGCGCTGGAACGCGGCGACGGATTTCTCGGTCTCGTCGACGGTGACGACCGGAACGCCGCTGCCATAGGCCTGAGCCGACTGCCTGTCGGCTTCCGGATCATGTTCGATGGTTGCAATGGACAGACCATTTTCATGCGCAACCGAATAGCGTCGCGGCACCTCGTTCATGCGCAGCACTTCCATGCCGAAATCCACTCCCGATTCCATCGCCACGCCGCTGAGGCGAGCATTGAGGAAATCGGCATCAACCAGCACCACCGACGCGCCTTCGTTCTGATAGAGCTGAGCGAGATTTGTCGCGATCGTCGTCTTGCCTTCGCCCGTGCCGACCGAAGTGATGCCGATCACCATGGGTGCATTCGCAGGGAAGGCGGAGTCGACCGAGTGCTTTACCCTGCGCAAGGCTTCGGAAAACTGCGAATAGGGCGTGTCGAGCACGGATCTGAGCGGCGACATGGTTCGTCGCCAGGAAGTGCTACTCGTCACGATATGACCGGGCACGAAGGCCGGGCTGGCATAAACGGGCACATGGCCGAGCGAGGTGATGCCGAGCTCGCGTCGCAGCTTTTCGCTGGAGCTGACGCGCCGATCCATTCCGTCGCGCATGAGCGCTACCCCGAGCCCTGCGGCAAGGCCGAGCATGGCGGAGAAGGGGATGACGATCGAAGATTTCGGCCAGGTCTTCGCCAAGGGCACGGCTGCGGCCGTGACGATACGGGCATTGCCGAGCGGGAAGGATTCCTTCTGCAGTGCGCCGATCAGCTGCTGCAGGATGCTTTCATACATGCGGCGATAGGTGGTTGCACGGCTCTCCATTTCGGAGAGTTCGACACGGG is part of the Rhizobium jaguaris genome and encodes:
- a CDS encoding Wzz/FepE/Etk N-terminal domain-containing protein, producing the protein MAVHEIGKSVPGAQSEAKRPNGSEYISFRDIWRFLHRHMLVFIVATALGLGIGGFYVQTTQPIYTATTRLVMDPEQGRIASQDAFTGTVIIEAAEIASQVEIVKSEAIARAVIEKLNLSEDPEIVGGMSWQSALRDQLHGLISYFKHSSDEPVKVAPTEDDLMRRTMASFLSHVTVNRVGQSYILEIGYSSVDPRKAALAANAIAAAYIRTGLTERASAAQSGAKWLETRLIEVGRQAREAAMSVEEFRAKNGIMEISTSSSLDQQQLSEISSQALAARAQTAAESAKLATLNRLMAGEKLEGDVDEMINNPRVQKLQEDLGAATTKLNNLASRYDAGNPAIAAAQDEIDRLKGEMQKEYARIQAVYRSNLEVAQTREQLLNDELAALTETGTDKNLARVELSEMESRATTYRRMYESILQQLIGALQKESFPLGNARIVTAAAVPLAKTWPKSSIVIPFSAMLGLAAGLGVALMRDGMDRRVSSSEKLRRELGITSLGHVPVYASPAFVPGHIVTSSTSWRRTMSPLRSVLDTPYSQFSEALRRVKHSVDSAFPANAPMVIGITSVGTGEGKTTIATNLAQLYQNEGASVVLVDADFLNARLSGVAMESGVDFGMEVLRMNEVPRRYSVAHENGLSIATIEHDPEADRQSAQAYGSGVPVVTVDETEKSVAAFQRYGHLPALKAEIDLLRRRYKVVIVDMSAFEDSADTRVICSYLEGIVVVVGHTKKMTVERLSDALASFGTTPINILGIIANRSSEKRRHVERRHWWRKPQARETRFSDRRLEGRPSGRPLKLVVGIASTGRRDILSSILPHIARQTRKPDEVVVCLASPEDIDPSCLRDLDFPVRVLISERGLCRQRNRILDNTPDADIVLFVDDDFLMTPNYLEETERLFQLHPDIVMCTGTVLADGITGPGISVRDGLRLVESKSRRRSEPVAQFQPVYNAYGCNMAIRTTIIKAGNLRFDENLPFYGWLEDVDFSRLVARYGQVVSAKQLEGVHLGTKVGRSPGVRLGYSQIANPVYLMRKRTMSARHASIQIGRNLIANFVKAWRPEPWVDRKGRLKGNAMALLDLLKGKLAPQNVEAME